One stretch of Paenibacillus sp. AN1007 DNA includes these proteins:
- a CDS encoding aldolase catalytic domain-containing protein codes for MKTNHCKIVDCTIRDGGLVNNWDFSVDFVQKLYAGLNEAGVDYMEIGYKNSPKLLKGSEDAGPWRFLNDDFLRKVIPQKGNTKLSALVDVGRVDENDILPRSESMLDLIRVACYSKDVDKALALVQTFHDRGYETTLNIMALSNVMENELLEAFELIKESSVDVVYIVDSYGSLDHNDVKYLVEKFKTHLPNKRLGVHTHNNMQLAFSNTLVAAELGVELLDASVYGMGRAAGNCPTELLVAHLKGTKYNLRPVLDVLEQLMVPLREKEEWGYILPYMITGALDEHPRSAMALRSSENKDKVVDFYDKLTTPEVSFDK; via the coding sequence ATGAAGACAAATCATTGTAAAATAGTAGATTGTACCATCCGTGATGGTGGATTGGTAAATAATTGGGATTTTAGCGTGGACTTTGTTCAAAAGCTGTATGCAGGACTGAACGAAGCTGGCGTTGATTATATGGAAATTGGCTACAAAAACTCGCCGAAGCTGCTCAAAGGCTCCGAGGATGCCGGACCATGGCGCTTCCTGAACGATGATTTTCTTCGTAAAGTGATTCCGCAAAAAGGGAATACCAAATTATCCGCACTTGTTGATGTAGGACGTGTAGATGAGAATGATATTTTACCGCGCAGCGAGAGTATGCTCGACCTGATTCGGGTTGCTTGTTACAGCAAAGATGTGGACAAGGCACTTGCACTGGTGCAGACATTCCACGATCGCGGTTATGAAACGACACTGAATATTATGGCGCTCTCCAATGTCATGGAGAATGAATTGCTGGAAGCTTTTGAATTGATCAAAGAGAGTTCGGTTGATGTGGTATACATCGTAGACTCTTACGGCAGTCTGGATCATAACGATGTGAAGTATCTCGTAGAAAAGTTCAAAACACATCTGCCAAACAAACGTCTTGGTGTGCATACCCATAACAATATGCAGCTGGCGTTCTCCAACACACTTGTTGCTGCTGAACTCGGTGTTGAATTGCTGGATGCATCCGTATACGGCATGGGACGTGCGGCAGGCAACTGCCCTACGGAGCTGCTGGTAGCCCATCTGAAAGGAACGAAGTATAATCTGCGTCCAGTCCTTGACGTATTGGAACAGCTGATGGTTCCGTTGAGAGAAAAAGAAGAATGGGGTTACATTCTGCCTTACATGATTACGGGTGCACTGGATGAGCATCCACGTTCAGCTATGGCACTTCGTTCATCGGAGAACAAAGACAAAGTCGTTGATTTCTACGATAAGCTGACAACGCCTGAAGTGAGTTTCGATAAGTAA